One window from the genome of Hoplias malabaricus isolate fHopMal1 chromosome 18, fHopMal1.hap1, whole genome shotgun sequence encodes:
- the fgl1b gene encoding fibrinogen like 1B isoform X1, which translates to MLKLILFLLVSSGLVSPAVSGDEDECSLDLSELRVNIQKLDNILLLGEWKLAHMRAHRRYRLQHKEEPWRNHTEAMSPVLPSTAGNLLVHDRDCSELFDRIKPESGFYRIKPKPGLEPFLVYCDMEDGAGWTVVQKRRNGKVDFNREWEEYRNGFGHFILNNDEFWLGNERIHILMNRGENIMKIDLMDWNGIRSYAMYDNFRVADEKDKYRLYYGMYSGRAGDALSGGSNMVEQWSASHSGMQFSTRDQDNDRYLQGSCAKENKGGWWYNRCHAANLNGRFYRGGKYTAKHDNGVVWSTWKGLWYSLRHTTMKVRPASFMDSLGSGAGPEA; encoded by the exons ATGTTAAAACTGATACTCTTTTTGCTGGTTTCCTCTGGGCTAGTGTCACCAGCTGTCTCG GGAGATGAGGATGAATGTAGTCTGGATTTGTCTGAGTTAAGAGTGAATATACAGAAGCTTGATAATATTCTGTTGCTGGGAGAGTGGAAATTGGCACACATGCGTGCCCACCGCCGTTACAGACTGCAGCACAAAGAGGAACCATGGAGGAATCATACAGAGGCCATGAGCCCAGTGCTGCCCAGCACAGCAGGAAACCTGCTGGTACACGACAGAG ATTGCTCTGAGCTGTTTGACAGAATAAAACCAGAGAGCGGGTTCTACCGTATTAAACCTAAACCAGGTCTCGAGCCTTTTCTGGTTTATTGTGATATGGAAGATGGAGCAGGATGGACTGTAGTACAGAAGCGTCGCAATGGAAAAGTGGATTTCAACAG AGAGTGGGAGGAGTATAGGAATGGGTTTGGtcatttcatattaaataaCGATGAGTTCTGGTTGGGCAATGAACGTATTCACATTTTGATGAATAGAG GTGAAAACATAATGAAGATTGATCTGATGGACTGGAATGGGATAAGATCTTATGCAATGTATGACAACTTCAGAGTGGCAGATGAAAAA GACAAGTACCGGCTCTACTACGGCATGTACAGTGGCCGGGCTGGGGATGCTTTGTCTGGTGGGAGTAACATGGTGGAACAGTGGTCTGCCTCACACAGTGGCATGCAGTTTAGCACCAGGGACCAGGATAATGACCGCTACCTGCAAGGAAGCTGTGCCAAAGAAAACAAAGGAGGCTGGTGGTACAACAG GTGTCATGCTGCTAATCTGAATGGAAGGTTTTATCGAGGGGGAAAATACACTGCCAAGCATGACAACGGAGTGGTTTGGAGCACCTGGAAAGGGCTGTGGTACTCCCTCAGGCACACTACCATGAAGGTGCGGCCTGCATCATTTATGGACAGTCTGGGCAGTGGAGCAGGACCAGAGGCCTAG
- the fgl1b gene encoding fibrinogen like 1B isoform X2 — MRAHRRYRLQHKEEPWRNHTEAMSPVLPSTAGNLLVHDRDCSELFDRIKPESGFYRIKPKPGLEPFLVYCDMEDGAGWTVVQKRRNGKVDFNREWEEYRNGFGHFILNNDEFWLGNERIHILMNRGENIMKIDLMDWNGIRSYAMYDNFRVADEKDKYRLYYGMYSGRAGDALSGGSNMVEQWSASHSGMQFSTRDQDNDRYLQGSCAKENKGGWWYNRCHAANLNGRFYRGGKYTAKHDNGVVWSTWKGLWYSLRHTTMKVRPASFMDSLGSGAGPEA; from the exons ATGCGTGCCCACCGCCGTTACAGACTGCAGCACAAAGAGGAACCATGGAGGAATCATACAGAGGCCATGAGCCCAGTGCTGCCCAGCACAGCAGGAAACCTGCTGGTACACGACAGAG ATTGCTCTGAGCTGTTTGACAGAATAAAACCAGAGAGCGGGTTCTACCGTATTAAACCTAAACCAGGTCTCGAGCCTTTTCTGGTTTATTGTGATATGGAAGATGGAGCAGGATGGACTGTAGTACAGAAGCGTCGCAATGGAAAAGTGGATTTCAACAG AGAGTGGGAGGAGTATAGGAATGGGTTTGGtcatttcatattaaataaCGATGAGTTCTGGTTGGGCAATGAACGTATTCACATTTTGATGAATAGAG GTGAAAACATAATGAAGATTGATCTGATGGACTGGAATGGGATAAGATCTTATGCAATGTATGACAACTTCAGAGTGGCAGATGAAAAA GACAAGTACCGGCTCTACTACGGCATGTACAGTGGCCGGGCTGGGGATGCTTTGTCTGGTGGGAGTAACATGGTGGAACAGTGGTCTGCCTCACACAGTGGCATGCAGTTTAGCACCAGGGACCAGGATAATGACCGCTACCTGCAAGGAAGCTGTGCCAAAGAAAACAAAGGAGGCTGGTGGTACAACAG GTGTCATGCTGCTAATCTGAATGGAAGGTTTTATCGAGGGGGAAAATACACTGCCAAGCATGACAACGGAGTGGTTTGGAGCACCTGGAAAGGGCTGTGGTACTCCCTCAGGCACACTACCATGAAGGTGCGGCCTGCATCATTTATGGACAGTCTGGGCAGTGGAGCAGGACCAGAGGCCTAG
- the LOC136675022 gene encoding thrombospondin type-1 domain-containing protein 1, translating into MTQGFTTLIPFLLMLIMGFAMAGLQLWPSVHVALSNASVFVSYSAVGNITDRDLYMALVDIDKNATVLTKPLPSNKTEGLLEFDCACFLYAGNFSFKLEHTAQQDLSNRTSVQWWSPILRVQWPTFHLGVERASDNHSSDAFQITLSTSDYFHACSTSKTSNLYLEVSYLEHNQIGKNTIDKVQIRIRKNIKVIKSQHFELECASQLTERGFIQVALKSHHSQQDIKSSGPLYLSRIFSYKLLVDNIYRNGCEGTVSVRLLSPPCTVTMGKVFLYKEINTAAEKSPSPLAFNFLSQGENETEFNCSIFDFGRNKYCFDFALIYSQTPASHTCLIVQRNAVEMWGPWMTWSGCSVTCGEGVRERVRECLLPSGGGMQCTGMVKEQSLCSLEDCTENLPPSFTPPPAVGKTHLGGNMMVMVGISLCLAVILITILITVWRKLCRTPKCSSVRRESMHSPGCRKNSDEASICGHSLQRPSFSESLQATGTQKGLTYPVCASDKGVLACQQSLSLPLPLAQDPERMSPSGQKILPPIFGYRLAQQQLKEMKKKGLKEATQVYHVSQSPIDDTMLEATASTSAGLTPVPQELESEEEPFGHFHKSPFPEPTWPHKNSATLPDRLGPKVDLILGTPKSAFSTREQRQERTADWVAMVERSRLDCSKNPYFRRTSSFNDASNLQHLPPPHPFRERSMTQVAPRQLPEGSCRTRAWDHPIPELEDWSQAKYRIPASSNDQRRRPWVGTPPSLSKPSVINSGTSSPAKDPLGGGRTIGRAPSFGIDRAERAEQNWSKRGPSPIQRNMLARKLREANSSAGSHRQRSSTFSSFDQHRSRCRSLPLSADYSNSSYGLTEDEKRVMDISGYLREEEGLEVMRGHRLT; encoded by the exons caaTGGCCGGTCTCCAGCTGTGGCCCTCGGTCCATGTTGCTCTGAGCAATGCCAGTGTTTTTGTCAGTTACAGTGCAGTTGGCAACATCACAGACCGTGACCTTTACATGGCTTTGGTGGACATTGATAAGAATGCAACCGTGCTGACCAAGCCCCTCCCATCCAATAAGACAGAGGGCTTGCTGGAGTTTGACTGCGCATGCTTCCTGTATGCGGGAAATTTCAGCTTCAAATTAGAGCATACAGCTCAGCAGGACTTGTCAAACAGGACATCCGTCCAGTGGTGGAGCCCTATACTGAGGGTCCAGTGGCCCACTTTCCACCTTGGAGTAGAACGGGCTAGCGACAACCACAGCTCTGATGCATTTCAAATCACTTTGTCCACAAGCGATTACTTCCATGCCTGCTCCACTAGCAAGACCTCAAACCTCTACCTGGAGGTCAGTTACCTGGAACACAACCAGATTGGAAAGAACACCATTGATAAGGTTCAGATTCGAATAAGGAAAAATATCAAAGTCATAAAATCCCAGCACTTTGAGCTGGAGTGTGCATCCCAACTGACAGAACGTGGCTTCATTCAAGTGGCTCTCAAATCTCACCACTCCCAACAGGACATCAAATCCTCAGGGCCACTCTACTTGTCCCGCATTTTCTCCTACAAGCTTCTGGTGGACAACATCTACAGAAATGGCTGCGAGGGGACAGTGTCTGTCCGCCTGCTCTCCCCGCCATGCACAGTCACCATGGGCAAAGTGTTTTTGTATAAGGAGATCAACACAGCTGCAGAGAAAAGCCCTTCACCACTGGCCTTCAACTTCCTCAGCCAGGGCGAGAATGAGACTGAGTTTAACTGCTCAATCTTTGATTTCGGCAGGAATAAATACTGCTTTGATTTTGCGCTCATCTACAGCCAGACTCCTGCATCACACACCTGCCTCATTGTGCAGAGGAATGCTG TGGAGATGTGGGGCCCCTGGATGACGTGGAGTGGATGCAGCGTGACCTGTGGGGAAGGTGTCCGAGAGCGAGTGCGTGAGTGTCTGCTGCCCTCTGGTGGTGGGATGCAGTGCACAGGCATGGTTAAAGAGCAATCCCTATGCTCCCTGGAGGACTGCACAG AAAACCTGCCTCCTTCATTCACACCTCCTCCAGCTGTGGGGAAAACTCATCTGGGGGGAAATATGATGGTGATGGTTGGTATCTCTCTATGTCTGGCTGTCATCCTGATCACCATCCTCATCACAGTGTGGAGGAAACTATGTCGCACTCCCAAATGCAGCTCAGTGCGACGTGAATCCATGCATTCTCCTGGTTGCCGTAAGAACTCAGATGAGGCTTCAATTTGTGGACACAGTCTGCAGAGACCAAGTTTCTCTGAGAGTCTACAGGCAACTGGAACTCAGAAAGGTCTAACATACCCTGTTTGTGCATCAGACAAAGGTGTACTGGCCTGTCAGCAGAGTCTTTCCCTGCCCTTGCCTTTAGCCCAAGACCCTGAGCGGATGTCCCCCTCTGGTCAAAAAATTCTGCCTCCGATTTTTGGCTATCGCTTGGCCCAGCAGCAGCTTAaagaaatgaagaagaaagGACTTAAAGAGGCCACTCAGGTCTATCATGTCTCCCAGAGTCCTATTGATGACACTATGCTGGAGGCCACAGCCTCCACATCTGCTGGTTTGACACCAGTGCCTCAGGAACTGGAAAGCGAAGAAGAACCCTTTGGTCATTTCCACAAATCTCCTTTCCCTGAGCCTACATGGCCTCACAAAAACTCAGCCACTCTGCCTGACAGGCTAGGCCCCAAGGTAGACCTGATACTGGGGACACCAAAGTCTGCTTTTAGCACCAGGGAACAGCGACAGGAGCGCACCGCAGATTGGGTGGCAATGGTGGAGCGCAGTCGACTAGATTGCTCCAAGAATCCATATTTTAGGAGGACCTCCAGCTTCAATGATGCATCAAACTTGCAGCATCTGCCACCACCTCATCCCTTTAGGGAGAGAAGCATGACCCAGGTTGCACCACGACAGCTTCCAGAGGGTAGCTGCAGGACCAGAGCTTGGGATCATCCTATCCCAGAGCTGGAGGACTGGTCTCAGGCGAAATATAGGATACCAGCAAGCTCAAATGATCAAAGACGGCGACCATGGGTAGGTACTCCACCTTCCCTCTCAAAACCATCAGTGATTAACTCTGGGACTTCATCGCCAGCCAAAGATCCCCTAGGCGGCGGGCGCACCATAGGTCGGGCACCATCTTTTGGAATCGATCGAGCAGAAAGGGCAGAACAGAACTGGAGCAAGAGGGGTCCATCACCCATCCAGAGGAACATGCTGGCAAGGAAGCTTCGAGAAGCAAACTCATCAGCCGGCAGCCATCGGCAAAGAAGTTCAACCTTCTCCAGCTTTGACCAGCACAGGAGCCGGTGCCGGAGCCTTCCACTCTCTGCAGACTACAGCAACTCCTCCTACGGCCTGACTGAGGATGAGAAACGTGTTATGGACATCTCTGGATACCTGAGAGAAGAGGAAGGGCTTGAGGTAATGAGAGGTCATAGACTCACTTGA